The DNA sequence CCGCCGTGCCGCGCGATGACCGTCCCGACCAGTCGCGCCACGTCCGCCGAGTCCGTGACGTCCACGGTCACGGCGCCCCCGTCGATCTCCTTCGCCGCGGCCGCCAGCCGCTGCTCGTCGCGCCCGGCGACGACCACCGTCGCGCCTTCGGCCGCGAACGCCCGCGCCGTCTCCTGCCCGATGCCCGAGCCGCCGCCCGTCACCAGGACGACCTTGCCCGTGAACCGTGCCCCCATGGTGTGCCTTCTTTCTGGTCCGATCAGTCTTGAATGAGTCGCATCGCCTGCGAAACGGCCGCGTCCAGCCGGCGTGCCGCGTCCGCGCCCTTGCCCAGGACGCGCAGGCCCTGGAGCACGGTGAGCAGGAAGCGCGCCAGTGCCGCCGGCTCGCCGCCGCCGGTGAGTTCGCCCTGCGCCTTGGCGCGTTCCAGCGCCATCGTCAGCGCGACTTCGAGGGTGTCCCAGCTGCGTTCCACCAGCCGGGCGACCTCGGGGTCGTGGGGGAGCAGCTCGATCGCCGCGTTGACGACGAAGCAGCCCATTTTCGTTTCGTCGCCGAGGATTTCCGCCAGGTAGCCGTCGAACAGCCGTCGCACGGCCGCCACGCCCGAGCCCGGGCTCGACAGCTCGGCCAGTACCCTCGCGTCGGCCCGCTCCGCGTAGCGCTTCAGTGCTGTCACGTAGAAGTCGTGCTTCGAGCCGAAGGTGGCGTACAGGCTGGCTTTGGCGACGCCGACGTGCGTGACGAGGTCGCTGACCGACGTCGCCTCGTACCCCTGCCGCCGGAAGAGCGTGAGCGCGGCGTCGCAAGCTTCGTCGACGTCGAACTCCTTGACCCGGGACATGATCAAAACCCTAGCTGTATCTAGAACGATTGGTCAAATAAGTGGACGGCGGTGTGTCGCGTCCGGTGGCGGGGTGCGCGGTGGCACTATGGCGGCTCGGACCGGCCCGAGGGGGTGCGCGATGCAGGATCGGCTGACACTGCCGCCGACCGTCGTCGCCTCCCACCTGCGGTCGTGCGCCGAGGAGCTCGCCACGGGCCTGCGCTGCGGCGGCCCGGGCGCGACGACCGCCGAGCTCACCGACGTCGTCGCTCAGCTCGTCGCCGGCCAGGAAGCGATTTCGCACGCGCTCGCCGGTCTCGCCGCCCGCGTCGAAGCCGGGTCCGCCGCGCTCGCCGCGGCGCCACCGCTGGACGTCGAGGTGGTCACCGAGGTGCTCCGCGCGGCCGCCATCGCGTCCCGCTGTTCGGCCGAAGCGCTCGACGAAGTCACGCCGTCGTTCGAATGTGTGAGCGAATCCGTCGCGCCTGACACCCGTTTGTAGCTGTCGGGCCGCGGGACCGCCTGGCTAGCCTGGGACCTGCGGAGGTGCGCGCATGCGGGCGGTCTGGACGGGCACGATCGGGTTCGGGAGCTACGCCGTTCCGGTGAAGGCGTACAGCGCGACGGAAGAGCGCGAGATCCCGCTGCACCAGGTCCACGAAACCGACGGCGGCCGCGTCCGGGTCAAGCGCGTGTGCGAGGTCGACGGCGAAGAGGTGCCGCCGGCCGAGATGGTCCGCGGCTACCCCGTCCCGGGCGGCGACGTCGTCCTGCTGTCCGACCACGAACTCGCGTCGCTCCCGATGCCCGCCCGCACGATCGCCATCCGCGGCTTCGCCCCGCTCGCCGACGTCGACCCGATCTGGTTCGCGCGCAGCTACTACCTCGAACCCGAACCGGCGGGCACGAAGCCGTACGTGCTGTTCAGCGAGGCGCTCCAGCAGTCGGGACGGGTCGCGCTGGTGACGGTCGCGCTCCGTCGCCGCGAGACGCTCGGCGCGCTGCGCGTGCGCGACCAGGTGATCGTGCTCGAAACCATGCTGTGGCCGGGCGAAGTGCGCGAGCCCGACTTCCCGTTCCGCCACGCCGACGTCGACATCCGGCCCGGCGAGCTGCGCCGCGCGGTGAGCCTCATCGAGGAGCTGACCGGCGAGTTCGACCCCGGTCGAGTACCCGACCGTTACCGTGAGGCGCTCCAAGCGTTGATCCAGGCGAAGATCGACGGCGCCGAGGTCGTCCAGCCGACGGCCGCCGAGCAGGCGGACGGCGT is a window from the Amycolatopsis sp. cg9 genome containing:
- a CDS encoding TetR/AcrR family transcriptional regulator — its product is MSRVKEFDVDEACDAALTLFRRQGYEATSVSDLVTHVGVAKASLYATFGSKHDFYVTALKRYAERADARVLAELSSPGSGVAAVRRLFDGYLAEILGDETKMGCFVVNAAIELLPHDPEVARLVERSWDTLEVALTMALERAKAQGELTGGGEPAALARFLLTVLQGLRVLGKGADAARRLDAAVSQAMRLIQD
- a CDS encoding Ku protein, coding for MRAVWTGTIGFGSYAVPVKAYSATEEREIPLHQVHETDGGRVRVKRVCEVDGEEVPPAEMVRGYPVPGGDVVLLSDHELASLPMPARTIAIRGFAPLADVDPIWFARSYYLEPEPAGTKPYVLFSEALQQSGRVALVTVALRRRETLGALRVRDQVIVLETMLWPGEVREPDFPFRHADVDIRPGELRRAVSLIEELTGEFDPGRVPDRYREALQALIQAKIDGAEVVQPTAAEQADGVTRLLAALQETAADARPAAVVKAKAAAARAAKARTTAKRAAGRGRAKTS